aaaaaatcccctaataccatttgtttattttaaagttcaTCTTAGTTTTAAGATGTTGCATTTCCCATAGTCCTCTGACACCCTGCCACAGCCTAGAGGGAACTGACAGCCCCACAGGGAATTTCACAGACTCTGCCTGCAAGAACCTGTGCCTCACATACCTCCCCAGCCACTGCAGCAGAAGTCACCCTGGCAAAGTAGCTTCTTATCATTTGGAGTCGTTACTGGCAGCTTTTATGGATAAGCCAGCCTGGCAAATCACATCCTTCCCCACTTCCCATCACTCTTCTGtcctccatccctgctttgCCTGAAGACTGCAATACTGGCATATCTCAGTGCTACTGCAACTTCAGGAAGCTGAACTCCTCCttgctttcctctcttcccccatCTCCCTTCCGTATTTAAAATATAACCTTGGACTTTTGCGTTCACTGACTGATGCAGCACCCCATCAGTCAAAAGGAGGATCTCTCTAAGGCAGGAACTCAGTGACAGGCAGTTAACTTATCTCCTGAAAAGCAGGTACAATGGCAACCAGAAACTTGCAAACCCCAAAACAAGCACAGAGGGCACCAGCCATGGCAACTCAGCACCTGCAGAGGATGAGGTCAGTGACTTTCACCAGCAACATGGTGAGAACACGAAGATTTGCTTGCTTTGCTGCAAGCTGCCATGGCACAGAGACACATACACGCTTCAGAAAGCCATCTAAATTCGCTTACATCTGTCATTGTCATTTTGGTCAGCAATGGCATCTTCCAGAGCAACAGACTTTGGCTTCTTTTCACTGTTTCCTTTCAAGTTTTCCCAGTCTGCCTGGCTGAATCTGCAGACCTCTGAGTCTTTGGTAGCTGTTTGgccttctctctctttcatctCCAACTCTGAGAAGCGCATCATTGCACGCTAGAAAGAGAATTGATATGAAAAAAAGTCTTGCAATAAAAACTACTTCATTTACCTTACCTTATATGAAagcatttccaaagaaaaaattgaCTCAAAACCAAGGTTTCAGATAGATAGTTAAGGGTAGGAGTATAACACACCTGACTTGTAAAACAGCGTTCTAGCATCTTATAAGCAAATAGCCACACAATTCTTTCATATATaagtacatatatataaaagattatatataaatgtatattatatataaaacaaaaacattccaTTTTGGAGgtaaaaagagacaaaaacaaaaagaaataaagtaaaataaaataaaaacaacaacacaaaaCCATACAATGAATAAAAAACGACCATGGCCCACAAACTTCCCTTTGtgtatttggaaatgaaatttaaCTCAAAGGTTTATGTAAGAGTCTAGTAATAAAAATTTGAAGAACTGACCTCACAGTAAGCAGCAGGTAGACATAAAATACTGTCCTCTTGTAATCCTTCCATCTATGTAATTAAAATGGGCACTCAATGGATCATTTAGATAATTTCATCCATTTTTATAAGCATAAACCAATTCTTTTCTTAACAATGCAAAACAATTTGGCTTAACTCATCCCTTCATTATAAGTAAAACACCCTAAGAATATTCCTACACAGCATCTGTCTATCATCCCTTAGCATCAACCTCAATACCTCTCCTACTCTTCCCTACGCGCTCGCTTGGCACCAACGTTGCCTGAGACCCACTAATGCATGGCTGCGACTCCTTGCCATCCAACAGCACATTTGGCATGCTAATCACAACTTCTGGGTACGCTGTGCTAGCTGGCACTACAGGCCAGCCGAGAAATTACAGCCAGCACCAAGGTAACATGCATGCCTGTCCGACTCCCCTCGAAACTGCACAAACATTGCATTGACGTGCATTAACATTTGTATCAGATCTTAGTAAAAGCCCTTTAAAGCTCACTAGCCCATACATACCTATAAGCCACACATACTATTCTTTACATCGCCTCACTCTCACTAACAAACTTACTTTGctatttaaaaccatttccgGCGAGTACAACCCAACAAAAAGAATTTCTGGTCTCCCCACTTGTGTTGCTTCTCTCAACTTTAAAAACTCAACTGTGACTTGCAACAGAGAAATAACGACAAAAAGCGCGGCGGTCATTGGACCGCGCGGACTCACCTGCAACGCCCGCTGCTCCCGGCTGAGCTGGCTAGAGTCAGCGTAGAGTTCAGTCGTCACACACTTGAATCGGTCACCTACATAACCGGCAGAGTTTGCGATCCTCTTGGCCAACTTCGACGGCTTGGGTTTCAGTATTTTGCCATCGGCAGACTCCGCGTCGTCGGCTCCATCTTTGGTATAGGTCTGGTTGGCATCAATGCTCGGCGGCGCAGTTCCCATGCAGAACGGCTTTGCGTCCTCCTGCACCTTGCCAAAAGCCAGAGCTGGAGTATCGCTCTCGTGCACGCTTTCCAAGAAAACAGGCGAAGGCTGGACCGCCACTCTCTCTTTAGGCTGGCTCACAGATAAATCTTCTTTCCTTAAGCCGAACACTGATGAACTCTGGGCTTGCTTGAAATTATAGGTTTCGTGAACATCATTATTTCTTCCAAACTCCTCTCTCATTACAATAAAATCTCTGTGCTGCGACGCCTGCTCTACCTTGTGCTTTGTAGGGTCATTAGTCTGATTACTGCCTTCTGTAGCAAAGCTGGCTTTCGCTGTGTTTGCTTCACTCTTAGCCTCTTGCTCGTCTCGCAGAAGATCCGGGAAGAGGTGTTTGTCGCTTTTTGCAGAGTTTTTGCTATGGCCAGAGCTCTGGTGCAATTTCACGCTCTTGTCACTGGGCATTTCGAAATGCATCTTCCCACCActctccaggagctctggcAACCGGCCCCGCAGAGCAGGGTCCTCATAGCGGACTCTCTCGTGAGACCGTGACCTCCGATCTGTCTTCTCCTCTTTGTTGATCTCCAAAGCAGAATGCTGCAACAGCATGGGGTGCACCATCCCCACTCCCAGTGCATCCTGGTAGGTCATGAACTCCCCCCTTCCAGCTGGCAGGCTGTAAGGGAGGCCAGGTTTGGGAGCCAGGTGGGTGGGGTAGAGGCTGCCATTGGGCAGCAAGACAGGGTGTGGGTAGACGTGTCCTTTCCCATGGAGGGTGAGAGGGCTGATGGCAATCCCCTCCGGCACTGGATATGGGAGGTAACTCCTGGGGTAGGGCAGAGGTGGGGAGCGAAATGCCTCATTGGGTGGCAGGAAGATGGGGCTGGAGGCCAGGGCAGTCTCAGTCGCCTTGAAGTTGGCTTCCTGACCACAGGATTTGGCCACCTTAGTGCTGTGTTTCGCAGGAGTGGCGACGGGCTGCCCGACGTGCTGTATAACCGAGGCGGTGCTCTCCGCAGAGCTCCGGGCCGTCTTGGCGCAATCCACGTTGGCATTGGGAGCTGGTGACGCTGATGCTGGCCGCCCCCCCGCTGACACCGCCCCCGAAACGCTGCCGACCACTGCCTCCGTGCCACCCAtcctggggcaggaggaacTCCGCGGCTGTGGCATAACCCAGTCCAGTGCCTTGTTTTTCAGTTGGACATTtttcccagcctcctcactggggCTGGGACCAGGAACGATCCAGGAGGATGGTGCCGTGCTGATAATTTCAGGCCTGTAGATGGGGCAGCTGTTCCCAGGAGAAATGGTTTCTTTCTGAACGATGTCACTGCCTGGCAAGTGCGTcccccctcctgcccttccaTGCACCAGCACGGTTGGCATAATTTTCTTACCATGGTCTGACTTGCCAGCAGTTTCTGCATCAACCACTTTTGCCGACAAGTCCAGCGGTTTGTCGGTGACGTCTTTGGTCGGAgtctgcttttccaggagtgGGGGAGACCTGCTGTCTTTCCGGTCATGGCCAGCCTTCCGTGTATGGGGGGCAGATGGCAGGGGTGTCTCCCCAGCATCACTGCCTTTGGGAAGCTTCCCGTTGGAGAGACGAGCAGGTGGAAATTCACTGCCGATGTTCACATAGGGCTTTGGGAGCGTAACAGCAGAAGAGGGAGAGGTGGTGATCCTGGGGAAATGTTTGTGGAAATCGGCATAGGCATCCCCAACCtgggtgggcagggggaggcGAGGGGACGGCCGGGGCGAGTGCGGCAGCAGGAGTGCAGGATCTGCAGGCAAGttggcaggggctggcttgGCGGTGGGGACCCGGGGCTGCTTGCTGCTCTGGATGTGGGGGTAGGCATGCGTGTCGACAGGGTTGCCTGGGCTCACCCCCATCTTCCACGATAAGCTCTTATCCGGACAGTGCACCAAAGGTGGGATTGCTGGTGAAGCTGAAGCAGTCGAGAGCCTCATGGGTGATGCCAGCGACGAAGGGATGTGAGGGGCAACGTAGTGGGAGGGAGGCAGGTATAAAAAACGTTCACCGTTTGTACATACGGGCGAGTAAGCCAGGTGCTGCGGTAAGCTGTAGGTGGACTGCTGAGGTAGCAATGCCTTGTACATGTTCAACGAATACTTATTTGGTGAGTCAAGGAAAGGGTATATGGTGGGCGTTGCGCCCTCCATGTAGGGGTTTACCCAGGGGAGCCTTAGGTAACTAGCACCATTGACACCAAGGGGACTCTGCCTGTCACCTGCAGCTCGGTCCAAACCCAGTGTCTCCCCTGTTGGGACAGAGTTTTTTTGTATTCCAGGTGGCGCTTTGTATATAGCGCTGAAGCCGTTCGGGGCTTTTCCAGAGACAGCTGCGCTTTCCACCGCTTCGGGGGGATTAGACTTAAACTGTATCTCTGGATTTCTTTCAGGAGTAAATCCCAGGCTGGCTATCGAACCCGTAGCATCCCGTGATTTTTCCGAGCCAAGTCCGCACAAGCTGGAATAGACAATGCTGCTGGGGACTCTGAGTCCTTCTCGCATGAGTCCAGACCTGTCCATACTCAGAGCTGCAAGACTGTCAATGCGATGTGCTGTAGTCGCATCCACCTTTACAGAACAAGAAGCATGTTACTTTCACATCTCACTAACATGACTACCATTCAGGCTACAGATAGATCAGCATTTTGGAAGAGAAACAGTAACAATGCAAACATGCTGTTTTTGTGAAAACGTACAGAGGCTGATTACGCTGGAAAATGGAAGAACAGGAACCTACGGAGCAATATGTATAACACCACAAACATCAACACCAATCTCCCCAAATCCAAAATTCAAACAGCCGGGAACAAAGGCATGAGGACCCAAGCAGCCGGAGTGGCCCAGAGACGATGCTTAGTGGCACCGCTCCTGTGCAACCACTGGCCTTTCAGCCCCAGCCTTGCCAGAGCAAGACGATGTGGGTTGTGGCATAGAGACCAGAAAGAGAAGGATGAAGGGcctctcctcctcatcctcctcctcctcctccaggacCTCTCCCTcaactgcagctctgctctggggcttGCCACCGCCACACAATTCATGGCACAAGACATCTGAGGATGCAGCACGAAGAAAGGTCTGCCATCGAATTTCTTTCCCACATGCTGCTCCCCATGTAGattcaaagaaaggaaaagcctcacCAACTTTGCTGGAACATTGATGTTCTTAATGCTTACGTGAACTATTTT
This Corvus moneduloides isolate bCorMon1 chromosome 2, bCorMon1.pri, whole genome shotgun sequence DNA region includes the following protein-coding sequences:
- the BCOR gene encoding BCL-6 corepressor isoform X1 yields the protein MLSATPLYGNVHSWMSNERVRMCGINEDRKIPVNDGDAPKSRLELREENHLNHSVVDATTAHRIDSLAALSMDRSGLMREGLRVPSSIVYSSLCGLGSEKSRDATGSIASLGFTPERNPEIQFKSNPPEAVESAAVSGKAPNGFSAIYKAPPGIQKNSVPTGETLGLDRAAGDRQSPLGVNGASYLRLPWVNPYMEGATPTIYPFLDSPNKYSLNMYKALLPQQSTYSLPQHLAYSPVCTNGERFLYLPPSHYVAPHIPSSLASPMRLSTASASPAIPPLVHCPDKSLSWKMGVSPGNPVDTHAYPHIQSSKQPRVPTAKPAPANLPADPALLLPHSPRPSPRLPLPTQVGDAYADFHKHFPRITTSPSSAVTLPKPYVNIGSEFPPARLSNGKLPKGSDAGETPLPSAPHTRKAGHDRKDSRSPPLLEKQTPTKDVTDKPLDLSAKVVDAETAGKSDHGKKIMPTVLVHGRAGGGTHLPGSDIVQKETISPGNSCPIYRPEIISTAPSSWIVPGPSPSEEAGKNVQLKNKALDWVMPQPRSSSCPRMGGTEAVVGSVSGAVSAGGRPASASPAPNANVDCAKTARSSAESTASVIQHVGQPVATPAKHSTKVAKSCGQEANFKATETALASSPIFLPPNEAFRSPPLPYPRSYLPYPVPEGIAISPLTLHGKGHVYPHPVLLPNGSLYPTHLAPKPGLPYSLPAGRGEFMTYQDALGVGMVHPMLLQHSALEINKEEKTDRRSRSHERVRYEDPALRGRLPELLESGGKMHFEMPSDKSVKLHQSSGHSKNSAKSDKHLFPDLLRDEQEAKSEANTAKASFATEGSNQTNDPTKHKVEQASQHRDFIVMREEFGRNNDVHETYNFKQAQSSSVFGLRKEDLSVSQPKERVAVQPSPVFLESVHESDTPALAFGKVQEDAKPFCMGTAPPSIDANQTYTKDGADDAESADGKILKPKPSKLAKRIANSAGYVGDRFKCVTTELYADSSQLSREQRALQMEGLQEDSILCLPAAYCERAMMRFSELEMKEREGQTATKDSEVCRFSQADWENLKGNSEKKPKSVALEDAIADQNDNDRCNFTSTENNRGHFLETPEEKDLSNEKCYLERHSVYEKAEDQPTEDIGQHSCPRLDRKRKHSGERVQNDGSQNESFVDELQDEVISKAKKKKNSKDDWPEREMTNNSSNHLEEPNCNEVTNLKVCIELTGLHPKKQRHLQHLRELWEQQVSPERSPSGKLGRQSRKDLAEAVQPEATAKVKDFTEERHTKKRSEAKSNRSWSEESLKTSDNEQGLPVFPVSPHMKSLSSTNANSKRQAQPSCTPASRLAAKQQKIKESRKTDGLYTDEEEDFQHASLLPKYSECEKPSGKRQCKTKHLALQERRRRSSLTGDDTTDIENAEDKVTVTRKVRKRPEPTSDCDSSPAKPYEQKPYERLPQTPSLLPAPPPAQLPIASPPQETTPSRPMPPEARRLIVNKNAGETLLQRAARLGYEEVVLYCLENKACDVNHRDNAGYCALHEACARGWLSIVRHLLEYGADVNCSAQDGTRPIHDAVENDHLEIVRLLLSYGADPTLATYSGRTIVKMTHSELMETFLTEYLTDLQGRSVDDPGLYWDFYGSSVCDPKDESGFDVLANPPGPGDEDEDGFSDVFEFEFLDEPPLPCYNIQVCLSQGPRNWLLLSDVVKRLKMSSRIFRCNFPNLEVVTITEAEFYKQTSLSQLFSCATDLEAFNPESKELLDLVEFTSELKTLLGSELHWLHPHEDPPFDILW
- the BCOR gene encoding BCL-6 corepressor isoform X2, with the protein product MLSATPLYGNVHSWMSNERVRMCGINEDRKIPVNDGDAPKSRLELREENHLNHSVVDATTAHRIDSLAALSMDRSGLMREGLRVPSSIVYSSLCGLGSEKSRDATGSIASLGFTPERNPEIQFKSNPPEAVESAAVSGKAPNGFSAIYKAPPGIQKNSVPTGETLGLDRAAGDRQSPLGVNGASYLRLPWVNPYMEGATPTIYPFLDSPNKYSLNMYKALLPQQSTYSLPQHLAYSPVCTNGERFLYLPPSHYVAPHIPSSLASPMRLSTASASPAIPPLVHCPDKSLSWKMGVSPGNPVDTHAYPHIQSSKQPRVPTAKPAPANLPADPALLLPHSPRPSPRLPLPTQVGDAYADFHKHFPRITTSPSSAVTLPKPYVNIGSEFPPARLSNGKLPKGSDAGETPLPSAPHTRKAGHDRKDSRSPPLLEKQTPTKDVTDKPLDLSAKVVDAETAGKSDHGKKIMPTVLVHGRAGGGTHLPGSDIVQKETISPGNSCPIYRPEIISTAPSSWIVPGPSPSEEAGKNVQLKNKALDWVMPQPRSSSCPRMGGTEAVVGSVSGAVSAGGRPASASPAPNANVDCAKTARSSAESTASVIQHVGQPVATPAKHSTKVAKSCGQEANFKATETALASSPIFLPPNEAFRSPPLPYPRSYLPYPVPEGIAISPLTLHGKGHVYPHPVLLPNGSLYPTHLAPKPGLPYSLPAGRGEFMTYQDALGVGMVHPMLLQHSALEINKEEKTDRRSRSHERVRYEDPALRGRLPELLESGGKMHFEMPSDKSVKLHQSSGHSKNSAKSDKHLFPDLLRDEQEAKSEANTAKASFATEGSNQTNDPTKHKVEQASQHRDFIVMREEFGRNNDVHETYNFKQAQSSSVFGLRKEDLSVSQPKERVAVQPSPVFLESVHESDTPALAFGKVQEDAKPFCMGTAPPSIDANQTYTKDGADDAESADGKILKPKPSKLAKRIANSAGYVGDRFKCVTTELYADSSQLSREQRALQRAMMRFSELEMKEREGQTATKDSEVCRFSQADWENLKGNSEKKPKSVALEDAIADQNDNDRCNFTSTENNRGHFLETPEEKDLSNEKCYLERHSVYEKAEDQPTEDIGQHSCPRLDRKRKHSGERVQNDGSQNESFVDELQDEVISKAKKKKNSKDDWPEREMTNNSSNHLEEPNCNEVTNLKVCIELTGLHPKKQRHLQHLRELWEQQVSPERSPSGKLGRQSRKDLAEAVQPEATAKVKDFTEERHTKKRSEAKSNRSWSEESLKTSDNEQGLPVFPVSPHMKSLSSTNANSKRQAQPSCTPASRLAAKQQKIKESRKTDGLYTDEEEDFQHASLLPKYSECEKPSGKRQCKTKHLALQERRRRSSLTGDDTTDIENAEDKVTVTRKVRKRPEPTSDCDSSPAKPYEQKPYERLPQTPSLLPAPPPAQLPIASPPQETTPSRPMPPEARRLIVNKNAGETLLQRAARLGYEEVVLYCLENKACDVNHRDNAGYCALHEACARGWLSIVRHLLEYGADVNCSAQDGTRPIHDAVENDHLEIVRLLLSYGADPTLATYSGRTIVKMTHSELMETFLTEYLTDLQGRSVDDPGLYWDFYGSSVCDPKDESGFDVLANPPGPGDEDEDGFSDVFEFEFLDEPPLPCYNIQVCLSQGPRNWLLLSDVVKRLKMSSRIFRCNFPNLEVVTITEAEFYKQTSLSQLFSCATDLEAFNPESKELLDLVEFTSELKTLLGSELHWLHPHEDPPFDILW
- the BCOR gene encoding BCL-6 corepressor isoform X3, producing MLSATPLYGNVHSWMSNERVRMCGINEDRKIPVNDGDAPKSRLELREENHLNHSVVDATTAHRIDSLAALSMDRSGLMREGLRVPSSIVYSSLCGLGSEKSRDATGSIASLGFTPERNPEIQFKSNPPEAVESAAVSGKAPNGFSAIYKAPPGIQKNSVPTGETLGLDRAAGDRQSPLGVNGASYLRLPWVNPYMEGATPTIYPFLDSPNKYSLNMYKALLPQQSTYSLPQHLAYSPVCTNGERFLYLPPSHYVAPHIPSSLASPMRLSTASASPAIPPLVHCPDKSLSWKMGVSPGNPVDTHAYPHIQSSKQPRVPTAKPAPANLPADPALLLPHSPRPSPRLPLPTQVGDAYADFHKHFPRITTSPSSAVTLPKPYVNIGSEFPPARLSNGKLPKGSDAGETPLPSAPHTRKAGHDRKDSRSPPLLEKQTPTKDVTDKPLDLSAKVVDAETAGKSDHGKKIMPTVLVHGRAGGGTHLPGSDIVQKETISPGNSCPIYRPEIISTAPSSWIVPGPSPSEEAGKNVQLKNKALDWVMPQPRSSSCPRMGGTEAVVGSVSGAVSAGGRPASASPAPNANVDCAKTARSSAESTASVIQHVGQPVATPAKHSTKVAKSCGQEANFKATETALASSPIFLPPNEAFRSPPLPYPRSYLPYPVPEGIAISPLTLHGKGHVYPHPVLLPNGSLYPTHLAPKPGLPYSLPAGRGEFMTYQDALGVGMVHPMLLQHSALEINKEEKTDRRSRSHERVRYEDPALRGRLPELLESGGKMHFEMPSDKSVKLHQSSGHSKNSAKSDKHLFPDLLRDEQEAKSEANTAKASFATEGSNQTNDPTKHKVEQASQHRDFIVMREEFGRNNDVHETYNFKQAQSSSVFGLRKEDLSVSQPKERVAVQPSPVFLESVHESDTPALAFGKVQEDAKPFCMGTAPPSIDANQTYTKDGADDAESADGKILKPKPSKLAKRIANSAGYVGDRFKCVTTELYADSSQLSREQRALQMEGLQEDSILCLPAAYCERAMMRFSELEMKEREGQTATKDSEVCRFSQADWENLKGNSEKKPKSVALEDAIADQNDNDRCNFTSTENNRGHFLETPEEKDLSNEKCYLERHSVYEKAEDQPTEDIGQHSCPRLDRKRKHSGERVQNDGSQNESFVDELQDEVISKAKKKKNSKGLHPKKQRHLQHLRELWEQQVSPERSPSGKLGRQSRKDLAEAVQPEATAKVKDFTEERHTKKRSEAKSNRSWSEESLKTSDNEQGLPVFPVSPHMKSLSSTNANSKRQAQPSCTPASRLAAKQQKIKESRKTDGLYTDEEEDFQHASLLPKYSECEKPSGKRQCKTKHLALQERRRRSSLTGDDTTDIENAEDKVTVTRKVRKRPEPTSDCDSSPAKPYEQKPYERLPQTPSLLPAPPPAQLPIASPPQETTPSRPMPPEARRLIVNKNAGETLLQRAARLGYEEVVLYCLENKACDVNHRDNAGYCALHEACARGWLSIVRHLLEYGADVNCSAQDGTRPIHDAVENDHLEIVRLLLSYGADPTLATYSGRTIVKMTHSELMETFLTEYLTDLQGRSVDDPGLYWDFYGSSVCDPKDESGFDVLANPPGPGDEDEDGFSDVFEFEFLDEPPLPCYNIQVCLSQGPRNWLLLSDVVKRLKMSSRIFRCNFPNLEVVTITEAEFYKQTSLSQLFSCATDLEAFNPESKELLDLVEFTSELKTLLGSELHWLHPHEDPPFDILW
- the BCOR gene encoding BCL-6 corepressor isoform X5, with product MLSATPLYGNVHSWMSNERVRMCGINEDRKIPVNDGDAPKSRLELREENHLNHSVVDATTAHRIDSLAALSMDRSGLMREGLRVPSSIVYSSLCGLGSEKSRDATGSIASLGFTPERNPEIQFKSNPPEAVESAAVSGKAPNGFSAIYKAPPGIQKNSVPTGETLGLDRAAGDRQSPLGVNGASYLRLPWVNPYMEGATPTIYPFLDSPNKYSLNMYKALLPQQSTYSLPQHLAYSPVCTNGERFLYLPPSHYVAPHIPSSLASPMRLSTASASPAIPPLVHCPDKSLSWKMGVSPGNPVDTHAYPHIQSSKQPRVPTAKPAPANLPADPALLLPHSPRPSPRLPLPTQVGDAYADFHKHFPRITTSPSSAVTLPKPYVNIGSEFPPARLSNGKLPKGSDAGETPLPSAPHTRKAGHDRKDSRSPPLLEKQTPTKDVTDKPLDLSAKVVDAETAGKSDHGKKIMPTVLVHGRAGGGTHLPGSDIVQKETISPGNSCPIYRPEIISTAPSSWIVPGPSPSEEAGKNVQLKNKALDWVMPQPRSSSCPRMGGTEAVVGSVSGAVSAGGRPASASPAPNANVDCAKTARSSAESTASVIQHVGQPVATPAKHSTKVAKSCGQEANFKATETALASSPIFLPPNEAFRSPPLPYPRSYLPYPVPEGIAISPLTLHGKGHVYPHPVLLPNGSLYPTHLAPKPGLPYSLPAGRGEFMTYQDALGVGMVHPMLLQHSALEINKEEKTDRRSRSHERVRYEDPALRGRLPELLESGGKMHFEMPSDKSVKLHQSSGHSKNSAKSDKHLFPDLLRDEQEAKSEANTAKASFATEGSNQTNDPTKHKVEQASQHRDFIVMREEFGRNNDVHETYNFKQAQSSSVFGLRKEDLSVSQPKERVAVQPSPVFLESVHESDTPALAFGKVQEDAKPFCMGTAPPSIDANQTYTKDGADDAESADGKILKPKPSKLAKRIANSAGYVGDRFKCVTTELYADSSQLSREQRALQMEGLQEDSILCLPAAYCERAMMRFSELEMKEREGQTATKDSEVCRFSQADWENLKGNSEKKPKSVALEDAIADQNDNDRCNFTSTENNRGHFLETPEEKDLSNEKCYLERHSVYEKAEDQPTEDIGQHSCPRLDRKRKHSGERVQNDGSQNESFVDELQDEVISKAKKKKNSKGLPVFPVSPHMKSLSSTNANSKRQAQPSCTPASRLAAKQQKIKESRKTDGLYTDEEEDFQHASLLPKYSECEKPSGKRQCKTKHLALQERRRRSSLTGDDTTDIENAEDKVTVTRKVRKRPEPTSDCDSSPAKPYEQKPYERLPQTPSLLPAPPPAQLPIASPPQETTPSRPMPPEARRLIVNKNAGETLLQRAARLGYEEVVLYCLENKACDVNHRDNAGYCALHEACARGWLSIVRHLLEYGADVNCSAQDGTRPIHDAVENDHLEIVRLLLSYGADPTLATYSGRTIVKMTHSELMETFLTEYLTDLQGRSVDDPGLYWDFYGSSVCDPKDESGFDVLANPPGPGDEDEDGFSDVFEFEFLDEPPLPCYNIQVCLSQGPRNWLLLSDVVKRLKMSSRIFRCNFPNLEVVTITEAEFYKQTSLSQLFSCATDLEAFNPESKELLDLVEFTSELKTLLGSELHWLHPHEDPPFDILW
- the BCOR gene encoding BCL-6 corepressor isoform X4 gives rise to the protein MLSATPLYGNVHSWMSNERVRMCGINEDRKIPVNDGDAPKSRLELREENHLNHSVVDATTAHRIDSLAALSMDRSGLMREGLRVPSSIVYSSLCGLGSEKSRDATGSIASLGFTPERNPEIQFKSNPPEAVESAAVSGKAPNGFSAIYKAPPGIQKNSVPTGETLGLDRAAGDRQSPLGVNGASYLRLPWVNPYMEGATPTIYPFLDSPNKYSLNMYKALLPQQSTYSLPQHLAYSPVCTNGERFLYLPPSHYVAPHIPSSLASPMRLSTASASPAIPPLVHCPDKSLSWKMGVSPGNPVDTHAYPHIQSSKQPRVPTAKPAPANLPADPALLLPHSPRPSPRLPLPTQVGDAYADFHKHFPRITTSPSSAVTLPKPYVNIGSEFPPARLSNGKLPKGSDAGETPLPSAPHTRKAGHDRKDSRSPPLLEKQTPTKDVTDKPLDLSAKVVDAETAGKSDHGKKIMPTVLVHGRAGGGTHLPGSDIVQKETISPGNSCPIYRPEIISTAPSSWIVPGPSPSEEAGKNVQLKNKALDWVMPQPRSSSCPRMGGTEAVVGSVSGAVSAGGRPASASPAPNANVDCAKTARSSAESTASVIQHVGQPVATPAKHSTKVAKSCGQEANFKATETALASSPIFLPPNEAFRSPPLPYPRSYLPYPVPEGIAISPLTLHGKGHVYPHPVLLPNGSLYPTHLAPKPGLPYSLPAGRGEFMTYQDALGVGMVHPMLLQHSALEINKEEKTDRRSRSHERVRYEDPALRGRLPELLESGGKMHFEMPSDKSVKLHQSSGHSKNSAKSDKHLFPDLLRDEQEAKSEANTAKASFATEGSNQTNDPTKHKVEQASQHRDFIVMREEFGRNNDVHETYNFKQAQSSSVFGLRKEDLSVSQPKERVAVQPSPVFLESVHESDTPALAFGKVQEDAKPFCMGTAPPSIDANQTYTKDGADDAESADGKILKPKPSKLAKRIANSAGYVGDRFKCVTTELYADSSQLSREQRALQRAMMRFSELEMKEREGQTATKDSEVCRFSQADWENLKGNSEKKPKSVALEDAIADQNDNDRCNFTSTENNRGHFLETPEEKDLSNEKCYLERHSVYEKAEDQPTEDIGQHSCPRLDRKRKHSGERVQNDGSQNESFVDELQDEVISKAKKKKNSKGLHPKKQRHLQHLRELWEQQVSPERSPSGKLGRQSRKDLAEAVQPEATAKVKDFTEERHTKKRSEAKSNRSWSEESLKTSDNEQGLPVFPVSPHMKSLSSTNANSKRQAQPSCTPASRLAAKQQKIKESRKTDGLYTDEEEDFQHASLLPKYSECEKPSGKRQCKTKHLALQERRRRSSLTGDDTTDIENAEDKVTVTRKVRKRPEPTSDCDSSPAKPYEQKPYERLPQTPSLLPAPPPAQLPIASPPQETTPSRPMPPEARRLIVNKNAGETLLQRAARLGYEEVVLYCLENKACDVNHRDNAGYCALHEACARGWLSIVRHLLEYGADVNCSAQDGTRPIHDAVENDHLEIVRLLLSYGADPTLATYSGRTIVKMTHSELMETFLTEYLTDLQGRSVDDPGLYWDFYGSSVCDPKDESGFDVLANPPGPGDEDEDGFSDVFEFEFLDEPPLPCYNIQVCLSQGPRNWLLLSDVVKRLKMSSRIFRCNFPNLEVVTITEAEFYKQTSLSQLFSCATDLEAFNPESKELLDLVEFTSELKTLLGSELHWLHPHEDPPFDILW